The genomic DNA GGACGCGGAGGGCTGGGACGTACCTGCGACACGCCGCCGCCCGCCGTGCGTCCGGTTGCCGGTGCCTACGCGGTTCAGGGCGGGGCGCCTGAGGCGAGCGGTGCATGATGGATACATGGATCTTCGAGTCTTCACAGAACCGCAGCAAGGCGCTACCTACGAGACGCTCCTCCGCGTCGCACAGGCCGCCGAAGACCTCAATTACGACGCTTTCTTCCGCTCTGATCATTACTTGCACATGGGATCCGTCGACGGGCTTCCCGGCCCCACCGACGCGTGGATCACGCTTGCCGGTCTCGCCCGCGAGACGCGCCGCATCCGGCTCGGCACGCTGATGACCGCCGGTACCTTCCGGCTCCCCGGCGTCCTCGCGATCCAGGTCGCCCAGGTCGACCTGATGTCCGGTGGGCGGGTGGAGCTCGGCCTCGGTTCCGGCTGGTACGAGGCCGAGCACGAGGCGTACGGGATCCCGTTCCCGAAGGAGAAGTTCGGCCGGCTGGAGGAGCAGCTCGCCATCGTCACCGGGCTGTGGTCGACGCCCGTCGGCGAGCGGTTCTCCTTCGACGGGACGTACTACCAGCTCAAGGACTCCCCCGCGCTGCCGAAGCCGGCCCAGGGGAAGGTTCCGGTGCTCATCGGCGGCCACGGCGCGAAGCGGACCCCCGCGCTGGCGGCCCGGTACGCGGACGAGTTCAACATTCCCTTCGCGTCCCTCGCTGATACCGAGCAGCAGTTCAACCGGGTGCGTGCCGCCGCCGAGGAGGCCGGCCGCAGGGGCGACGACCTGGTGTACTCCAACGCGCTCGTGGCCTGTGTCGGGAGGAACGACGTCGAGGTGAAGCGCCGGGCGGACGTCATCGGGCGTGATGTCGACGAGCTGAAGGCGAACGGTCTCGCCGGCTCTCCCGCGGAAGTCGTCGAGAAGATCTCCCAGTACCAGGCTGTCGGGTCGCAGCGCATGTACCTGCAGATGCTGGACCTCGACGACCTGGATCAGCTGGAGCTGATCGCCGCCGAGGTCATGCCCCAGCTCGACCGGTAGGTGCCGACAGCTGGTCGCCGACCGGTTGCCGCCGAGGGTTGCCGCCGGCCGGTTGCCGCCGAGGGGAGCGGCCGCGGTCACGGCTGAGGGAGAGCCCCGTCTCTCGCCGCCAGTCTGCGCAGCATCTCCCGTACGCGGTCCCTGGACTCGTCCGCCGCGTCGATGGCCTCCATGCACTGCCAGTACGTCCCCTCGCCGTCCGCCGCGCTGGCGAGGGCGACGAGGGCCATGCCGACCTCGGCGAGGAGGTCGCCGAGGTCGAGGAGGGCCTCACGGGCGTCCCCCAGCTCGGTGAGCTGCGCGGCGCGCAAGTCGGCGACGTCCAGCGACGGCGTGTCGAGGACGCCGCAGCCCCGGCCCGCCAGCTCCGTCAATCCCAGGGCCTCGCCCCGCAGTTCGGGCGGGCCCGACACCGCGAGGCGGCTGCCTATCGCCTGCGCCAGGGCGTACGCCTGCCACGCCTCTGTCATGATCTGCGGCGCCGCGTCGCTCCCCG from Streptomyces avermitilis MA-4680 = NBRC 14893 includes the following:
- a CDS encoding LLM class F420-dependent oxidoreductase, whose translation is MDLRVFTEPQQGATYETLLRVAQAAEDLNYDAFFRSDHYLHMGSVDGLPGPTDAWITLAGLARETRRIRLGTLMTAGTFRLPGVLAIQVAQVDLMSGGRVELGLGSGWYEAEHEAYGIPFPKEKFGRLEEQLAIVTGLWSTPVGERFSFDGTYYQLKDSPALPKPAQGKVPVLIGGHGAKRTPALAARYADEFNIPFASLADTEQQFNRVRAAAEEAGRRGDDLVYSNALVACVGRNDVEVKRRADVIGRDVDELKANGLAGSPAEVVEKISQYQAVGSQRMYLQMLDLDDLDQLELIAAEVMPQLDR
- a CDS encoding DUF6099 family protein, which translates into the protein MDVVRLIVASRRALAGSDAAPQIMTEAWQAYALAQAIGSRLAVSGPPELRGEALGLTELAGRGCGVLDTPSLDVADLRAAQLTELGDAREALLDLGDLLAEVGMALVALASAADGEGTYWQCMEAIDAADESRDRVREMLRRLAARDGALPQP